Part of the Gammaproteobacteria bacterium genome is shown below.
TCCCAGCATCGCGTTCAGACGTTCGCTGAGCTCGTCGAACTCGTCCCCGCGCCGGCCCACCGGCATGCGCCGCGACAATCGTCCGGCCATGATCTCACCGGCGGTATTGCTCACTCCGTCGATACGGTGCAACACGCTGCGCCCCATCCAGATGCCGCCCAGCAGTGCCAGCAGGGTGATCAGGCCGACAGCCCAGGCCAGCAGCCAGCCGGTATGTTCCGCCAGGCTTTCCTCTTCGCTCAAGGCCTGTCCGACCAGCAGAAAGCCGCCGTCCGGCAATTGCGCGACCACGGTACGCACATCGGTATCGTCATCATCCGCGCGTGCCGAGGCGGGAATGGAAAGACTGTCGTCATTGAAAACGGCGGGACCGGGACTGCGGGACACGGCCGCCGGCCAGTTGCTCAGGTTGCCGGCCAGCACCTGTTCGCCGGCACCGATCAGCAGATAGTAGCGACCCCGGTCGAGACCCGCCTGGGCACGCTGGTCGACCAGCGCACGCAGGTCGTCAATGCCCTCGTCATGCAGAGTGGCGATAAGCTGGTCTCGTTCCAGCGTCAGACCGGCATCGACCTGGGTGGTGATGTAGCGGGTGGTCGACCAGTAAATGGCGCCCAGAATCAGTGCGGTGAGCAGGCTGAAGCCGACGGCATACAGCAGCGAGAGCTGGAATACGGTGGTGCGTAGCAGGCGTGGCCCGCGGTGTTTTGCTGTCCCGTCAGTCAAC
Proteins encoded:
- a CDS encoding HAMP domain-containing protein, with amino-acid sequence MTDGTAKHRGPRLLRTTVFQLSLLYAVGFSLLTALILGAIYWSTTRYITTQVDAGLTLERDQLIATLHDEGIDDLRALVDQRAQAGLDRGRYYLLIGAGEQVLAGNLSNWPAAVSRSPGPAVFNDDSLSIPASARADDDDTDVRTVVAQLPDGGFLLVGQALSEEESLAEHTGWLLAWAVGLITLLALLGGIWMGRSVLHRIDGVSNTAGEIMAGRLSRRMPVGRRGDEFDELSERLNAMLGRIDELVRGMREVTDNVAHDLRSPLNRLRNRLEITLLESRPQAEYQEVIAQTITDLDEVLNTFNTLLSIAQAEAGVKRQHFAAVDLTALCT